Part of the Dasania marina DSM 21967 genome, CGACCACGACAAGCGCAGCTTAGGAACTTATATGATTTTGTGGCAGTTACAGGAAAGCCAGCGGCTAAAACTGCATGCGTTGTATTTGGGCTATTGGATTAAAAATTGCCAAAAAATGCGTTATAAATCGTCTTTTAGGCCCTTAGAGCTATATATAAACCAGCAATGGCTGCAGCTGAAGTAATTCCCTTTTGATTCTCAGACGATTTTAGGTACAATGCGCGCAGTTTTTCGTCGGCTAGGCGATTGTATTTAAAACCATCGAGGTAAGTGCCGAATGGCAAAAGAAGATCAAATTGAAATGGAAGGTGAGGTGATAGACACCCTACCTAACACGACGTTCCGTGTAGAGTTAGAGAACGGCCACGTAGTAACAGCCCACATCTCGGGTA contains:
- the infA gene encoding translation initiation factor IF-1 — protein: MAKEDQIEMEGEVIDTLPNTTFRVELENGHVVTAHISGKMRKNYIRILTGDKVRVELTPYDLSKGRITYRAR